The proteins below come from a single Zingiber officinale cultivar Zhangliang unplaced genomic scaffold, Zo_v1.1 ctg129, whole genome shotgun sequence genomic window:
- the LOC122036006 gene encoding uncharacterized protein LOC122036006, giving the protein MGMIRSSFFFLVGTGCGVYVAQNYNVPNIKKLINTYMFVAKHIEESYRKPKKDDG; this is encoded by the coding sequence ATGGGGATGATCAGAAGCAGTTTCTTCTTTCTAGTAGGGACTGGTTGCGGAGTGTACGTTGCTCAGAATTACAATGTCCCAAACATAAAGAAACTCATAAATACATATATGTTTGTCGCAAAGCACATTGAAGAATCCTACAGGAAGCCTAAGAAAGATGACGGTTAG
- the LOC122035993 gene encoding fatty acid desaturase DES3-like, which produces MAGASTRLLNSFPTRPIASLLLCIWPWSHQLMSSVPEKGGAEEVLALGDSDPAKPPPFRISDVRAAIPGHCWVKDPWRSMSYVLRDAAVIAALANCAVYLDSWAFWPLYWFAQGIMFWALFVLGHDCGHGSFSDITWLNNMMGHLLHSSLLVPYHGWRISHKIHHQNHGNADKDESWHPLPEKIYKELNSTSRKLRFTVPFPLFAFPVYLMWRSPGKEGSHFLPSSSLFDPKDEQDVVVSTMCWSAMVALLVGLSWLYGPLPMLKLYGLPYMVFVMCLDLVTYLQHHGHSQKLPWYRGKEWSYLRGGLTTIDRDYGWINNIHHDVGTHVIHHLFPQIPHYHLIEATKAAKPVLGKYYREPNKSGPLPLHLVGILLRSFRVDHFVSDEGDVVYYQTDPHLFGDIKHKSM; this is translated from the exons ATGGCCGGGGCATCGACCAGGCTCTTGAACTCCTTCCCTACCCGTCCCATTGCCTCTCTCCTCCTCTGCATCTGGCCCTGGTCCCACCAGCTGATGAGCAGCGTGCCGGAGAAGGGAGGAGCGGAAGAGGTCCTGGCGCTCGGTGACTCCGATCCAGCAAAGCCTCCGCCGTTCCGGATCAGCGACGTCCGAGCCGCCATTCCTGGCCACTGCTGGGTGAAGGACCCGTGGCGGTCGATGAGCTACGTCCTCCGAGACGCCGCCGTCATCGCCGCTCTTGCGAACTGCGCCGTCTACCTGGATAGCTGGGCCTTTTGGCCTCTCTATTGGTTCGCCCAGGGCATCATGTTCTGGGCTCTCTTCGTTCTCGGCCACGACTG TGGCCATGGAAGCTTCTCCGACATCACGTGGCTCAACAACATGATGGGCCATTTGCTCCACTCCAGCCTTCTAGTGCCATACCATGGATG GAGGATTAGCCACAAGATTCATCACCAGAACCATGGGAATGCGGACAAGGATGAATCTTGGCACCCG TTACCTGAGAAGATCTACAAGGAACTGAATTCAACGAGCAGAAAGTTGCGGTTCACTGTACCATTCCCCTTGTTTGCTTTCCCCGTATACCTG ATGTGGAGGAGCCCAGGAAAGGAAGGCTCCCATTTCCTACCGAGTAGTAGCTTGTTTGATCCTAAAGATGAACAAGACGTAGTGGTATCAACCATGTGCTGGTCTGCCATGGTTGCTTTGCTTGTGGGTCTATCCTGGTTATATGGCCCCCTTCCGATGCTCAAATTGTATGGCTTACCCTATATG GTTTTTGTTATGTGCCTAGATTTGGTCACTTATTTGCAGCATCACGGCCATAGCCAGAAGCTCCCCTGGTACCGAGGCAAG GAATGGAGCTACCTGCGAGGAGGATTAACAACCATTGACAGGGACTACGGTTGGATCAATAATATCCACCATGACGTTGGAACTCATGTCATACACCATCTCTTTCCCCAGATCCCACATTACCATCTTATCGAAGCA ACGAAGGCAGCAAAGCCTGTGCTTGGGAAGTACTACCGAGAACCTAACAAGTCGGGGCCTCTTCCGCTGCACCTCGTGGGCATTCTACTGAGGAGCTTCAGAGTGGATCACTTTGTTAGCGATGAGGGAGACGTTGTCTACTACCAAACTGATCCTCATTTGTTTGGAGATATTAAACACAAATCCATGTAA
- the LOC122035999 gene encoding uncharacterized protein LOC122035999: MGIIRSSFFFLVGTGCGVYVAQNYNVPNIKKLINTYMFVAKHIEESYRKPKKDDD; the protein is encoded by the coding sequence ATGGGGATAATCAGAAGCAGTTTCTTCTTTCTAGTAGGGACTGGTTGCGGAGTGTACGTTGCCCAGAATTACAATGTCCCAAACATAAAGAAACTCATAAATACATATATGTTTGTGGCAAAGCACATTGAAGAATCCTACAGGAAGCCTAAGAAAGATGACGATTAG